The Palaemon carinicauda isolate YSFRI2023 chromosome 37, ASM3689809v2, whole genome shotgun sequence genome contains a region encoding:
- the LOC137629847 gene encoding pro-resilin-like, with protein sequence MPGLPRHQFFLDVSSIMEGKVLILAAIVALAVAQPPRSYGPPPSQSYGPPNASNGRFPPAHYDFEYEVKDRPSGNDFGHQESRRGDNTDGSYFVLLPDGRLQKVTYEVNGDSGFLAEVTFEGEARYSRPQTSTHNGYPTPKSSSYA encoded by the exons ATGCCAGGCCTTCCTCGCCATCAGTTCTTCTTGGACGTCTCTAGCATCATGGAAGGAAAG GTCTTAATCTTGGCCGCCATTGTAGCACTTGCTGTTGCACAGCCTCCCAGATCCTATGGCCCTCCACCATCCCAGTCCTACGGACCACCCAATGCATCAAACGGACGTTTT CCTCCAGCTCATTATGACTTCGAGTATGAGGTAAAGGACCGTCCTTCAGGCAATGATTTCGGCCACCAGGAATCGCGAAGGGGTGACAACACTGATGGATCTTATTTCGTGCTTCTTCCTGATGGTCGCCTTCAGAAGGTCACTTATGAGGTCAACGGAGATTCAGGTTTCTTGGCCGAGGTCACTTTTGAAGGAGAAGCTCGCTACTCAAGGCCACAGACCTCCACTCACAATGGATACCCAACGCCCAAGTCCTCCTCTTATGCCTAA
- the LOC137629844 gene encoding pro-resilin-like codes for MPGLPRHQFFLDVSSIMEGKVLILAAIVALAVAEPPRSYGPPPSQSYGPPNASNGRFPPAHYDFEYEVKDRPSGNDFGHQELRRGDNTDGSYFVILPDGRLQKVTYEVNGDSGFLAEVTFEGEARYPRPQTSTHNGYPTPKSSSYA; via the exons ATGCCAGGCCTTCCTCGCCATCAGTTCTTCTTGGACGTCTCTAGCATCATGGAAGGAAAG GTGTTAATCTTGGCCGCCATTGTAGCACTTGCTGTTGCAGAGCCTCCCAGATCCTATGGCCCTCCACCATCCCAGTCCTACGGACCACCCAATGCATCAAACGGACGTTTT CCTCCAGCTCATTATGACTTCGAGTATGAGGTAAAGGACCGTCCTTCAGGCAATGATTTCGGCCACCAGGAATTGCGAAGGGGTGACAACACTGATGGATCTTATTTCGTGATTCTTCCTGATGGTCGCCTTCAGAAGGTCACTTATGAGGTCAACGGAGATTCAGGTTTCTTGGCCGAGGTCACTTTTGAAGGAGAAGCTCGCTACCCAAGGCCACAGACCTCCACTCACAATGGATACCCAACGCCCAAGTCCTCCTCTTATGCCTAA
- the LOC137629845 gene encoding pro-resilin-like has translation MPGLPRHQFFLDVSSIMEGKVLILAAIVALAVAEPPRSYGPPPSQSYGPPNASNGRFPPAHYDFEYEVKDRPSGNDFGHQESRRGDNTDGSYFVLLPDGRLQKVTYEVNGDSGFLAEVTFEGEARYPRPQTSTHNGYPTPKSSSYA, from the exons ATGCCAGGCCTTCCTCGCCATCAGTTCTTCTTGGACGTCTCTAGCATCATGGAAGGAAAG GTGTTAATCTTGGCCGCCATTGTAGCACTTGCTGTTGCAGAGCCTCCCAGATCCTATGGCCCTCCACCATCCCAGTCCTACGGACCACCCAATGCATCAAACGGACGTTTT CCTCCAGCTCATTATGACTTCGAGTATGAGGTAAAGGACCGTCCTTCAGGCAATGATTTCGGCCACCAGGAATCGCGAAGGGGTGACAACACTGATGGATCTTATTTCGTGCTTCTTCCTGATGGTCGCCTTCAGAAGGTCACTTATGAGGTCAACGGAGATTCAGGTTTCTTGGCCGAGGTCACTTTTGAAGGAGAAGCTCGCTACCCAAGGCCACAGACCTCCACTCACAATGGATACCCAACGCCCAAGTCCTCCTCTTATGCCTAA